Proteins encoded in a region of the Zea mays cultivar B73 chromosome 4, Zm-B73-REFERENCE-NAM-5.0, whole genome shotgun sequence genome:
- the LOC103655903 gene encoding sphinganine C4-monooxygenase 1, whose translation MEFISDEALAIFVPILVYWVYSGMYMALGQSMDRYRLHPRKEEDSKNLVSKREVIKGVLLQQLVQAGVAAVVFTVTGDSSRVSSSYDNKEAAHQASYYLLLTVARQFGVAMVVLDGWQYAWHRYMHLNRFLYRHIHSWHHRLVVPYAFGSQYNHPVEGLLLDTLGGALAFVVSGMSPRASIFFFSLCTVKGVDDHCGLWLPGNLFHLFFWNNTAYHDVHHQLRGSRFNFSQPFFVTWDKLFGTHMPYVLEERPGGGLQARPCLLC comes from the exons ATGGAGTTCATCTCCGACGAAGCATTGGCCATCTTTGTGCCCATCCTGGTGTACTGGGTCTACTCGGGCATGTACATGGCGCTTGGGCAGTCCATGGACAGGTACAGGCTGCACCCGAGGAAGGAGGAGGACAGCAAGAACCTGGTGTCCAAGCGGGAAGTCATCAAGGGCGTTCTCTTGCAGCAGCTTGTGCAGGCGGGAGTGGCGGCCGTCGTCTTCACG GTCACGGGAGATAGCAGCAGGGTTTCATCATCATACGATAATAAAGAAGCAGCACATCAGGCATCCTACTACCTGCTGCTGACGGTGGCACGGCAGTTCGGGGTGGCCATGGTCGTGCTAGACGGGTGGCAGTACGCGTGGCATAGGTACATGCACCTGAACCGCTTCCTCTACCGGCACATCCACTCGTGGCACCACCGCCTCGTCGTGCCCTACGCGTTCGGCTCGCAGTACAACCACCCCGTCGAGGGCCTGCTGCTCGACACGCTCGGCGGGGCGCTGGCCTTCGTCGTCTCCGGcatgtcgccgcgcgcctccatcttcttcttctcgcTCTGCACCGTCAAGGGCGTCGACGACCACTGCGGCCTCTGGCTGCCGGGGAACCTGTTCCATCTCTTCTTCTGGAACAACACGGCGTACCACGACGTGCACCACCAGCTGCGCGGCAGCAGGTTCAACTTTTCGCAGCCCTTCTTTGTCACCTGGGACAAGCTCTTCGGCACGCATATGCCGTACGTGCTGGAGGAGAGGCCGGGCGGTGGGCTTCAAGCGCGTCCCTGCTTATTGTGCTGA